CCACCAGCAGCTTTAAACTAGAAGCCTTCTTTAGTGCAAAAGATATTTCCGGCAAAAGCGTAACGTTTAAGGCCGAGGGTGCCCGTTATAAAACGGTGGAAGATGCGGAAAAGTTCCTGGAATCATGCGTTGGCGCAGGTTACTCCGTGAAAGACATCCAGGTAAAACCAGGTAAAAAATCGCCGGCCGCACCATTCACTACTTCTACCCTTCAACAGGAAGCCAGCCGTAAACTGGGCTACAGCGTATCTAAAACAATGCTGCTCGCCCAAAAGCTGTACGAAAGCGGTAAGATCTCCTATATGAGGACCGACTCCGTAAACCTGTCTGAAACCGCGATGGCCGACATCAGCAAAGAGATCAACGGCCAGTACGGCGAAAAATACTACCAGGCACGTAAGTATAAGAATAAAAACGAAAGCGCACAGGAAGCGCACGAAGCCATCCGTCCCACCTACATGGAAAACCATACAGTGGATGACAGCGATACGCGCCGCCTGTATGAGCTGATCTGGAAGCGTACCATCGCCAGCCAGATGAGCGACGCCGAACTGGAAAAAACAATCGCCAAGATCGATATCAGCACCAATCATGAAGAGCTGACTGCCAGCGGTGAGGTGTTGAAGTTCGATGGCTTCCTCAAAGTGTACCGCGAAGACCGCGATGACGAGGACCTGCACGAAGAAGAGGAACAGGAAGGCGTGCTGCCTCCACTGGCCGTAAAACAGGTGCTGGACCTGCGCGAAATGAAGGCGACCGAAAGGTTTACACGCCCTTCACCACGCTACACGGAGGCCAGTCTCGTAAAGAAACTCGAGGAGCTCGGCATCGGCCGCCCATCCACCTACGCGCCCACTATCACTACGATCCAGAAGCGTTCGTACGTAGAGAAGCGCGACAAGGAAGGTGTTAAAAGAGAGTTTCGTATCTTAATATTGAAGTCGGACAAGATCGAAAAGACGAGCGACGCCGAAAACACCGGCGCCGAAAAAGCAAAACTCTTCCCGACCGATCTTGGCATGATAGTTACTGACTTCTTAAACCAGTATTTCGATTCCGTAATGGACTATGGCTTTACCGCCAAAATCGAAGGCGAGTTTGACGACATCGCAAATGGTAAGAAGGTCTGGAACAAAATGCTGAACGAGTTCTATAATCCTTTCCATAAAGACGTGGAAAACACGCTCGAAAAAGCGGAAAGGGTGAAAGGAGAACGTCAGTTAGGTACCGATGCGGAATCCGGTAAACCGATCGTGGCACGCATGGGCCGCTTTGGACCAATGATCCAGATCGGTAGCGTGGAAGATGAAGAGAAGCCACGCTTTGCGAAGCTGAAAAACACCCAGAGCATCGAAACCATTACCATGGAAGAAGCCATGGAGCTGTTTAAACTGCCACGCAACCTGGGCGTTTTCGAAGG
This genomic interval from Chitinophaga horti contains the following:
- the topA gene encoding type I DNA topoisomerase; its protein translation is MAKNLVIVESPAKAKTIEKILGKDFEVTSCFGHIRDLEKDDMGIDIKNNFKPKYIIPEEKEKVVKDLKKMAKDADEVWLATDEDREGEAISWHLAEVLGLDPDTTKRIVFHEITKPAIEKAVNQPRLLDMNLVNAQQARRILDRIVGFELSPVLWRKMSMRNSLSAGRVQSVAVRLIVEREREINAFSTTSSFKLEAFFSAKDISGKSVTFKAEGARYKTVEDAEKFLESCVGAGYSVKDIQVKPGKKSPAAPFTTSTLQQEASRKLGYSVSKTMLLAQKLYESGKISYMRTDSVNLSETAMADISKEINGQYGEKYYQARKYKNKNESAQEAHEAIRPTYMENHTVDDSDTRRLYELIWKRTIASQMSDAELEKTIAKIDISTNHEELTASGEVLKFDGFLKVYREDRDDEDLHEEEEQEGVLPPLAVKQVLDLREMKATERFTRPSPRYTEASLVKKLEELGIGRPSTYAPTITTIQKRSYVEKRDKEGVKREFRILILKSDKIEKTSDAENTGAEKAKLFPTDLGMIVTDFLNQYFDSVMDYGFTAKIEGEFDDIANGKKVWNKMLNEFYNPFHKDVENTLEKAERVKGERQLGTDAESGKPIVARMGRFGPMIQIGSVEDEEKPRFAKLKNTQSIETITMEEAMELFKLPRNLGVFEGEDVVVNIGRFGPYASHAKQFYSLKKEMDPYTVELEEVAPLIVEKRTAKSERTIKVFEKEKIQILKGPYGPYIKQGLRNFKIPKERIDAAADITLEEAKAIIEDVKANPPKKKAAAGRKKKSE